Part of the Aciduliprofundum boonei T469 genome is shown below.
ACTCCTTTCATCACACCTACATAATGGTCCTTGTATCCAAAATCAGTTGTGAGCGTAATCATCAGTACCTCACCCTGAAATCCTTGTATCCTTCTGGCTCACCATACTCAATTTCAATATCATCTACGCGGGCATGGGGGTGCTTGTACCTGCATAGATAAATCAACTTCTCCACTTTATCCTCAGGGCCTTCAAACACCGCCTCAACCCTACCATCGGGAAGGTTTCTTACCCAGCCACGCACCCCGAGCTTGAGAGCGTTATCCCTTGTAAATGCTCTGAAGAATACACCCTGCACGCGGCCAGAAAAGAAGACATGGGCCTTTATCTCTTTCATAATTGCATTGATTATTCTTTTCTATTTAACCTTTATGCGAGAAATTTTAATCTCTTATTTTCATTACTCCCTATGCTTAAAGAAAAACTTATTGAATGCGGAGCCATAAAATTTGGAGATTTCACCCTAGCATCTGGAAAGAAAAGTAAGTACTATGTGGACATAAAGAAGGCAAGCACAAAATACGAAATATTGGAGCTAATGGGAAATATGCTTGCAGAGAAAGTAAAAGGAGATATGTTAGCTGGGGTAGAGCTTGGAGCTGTGCCTCTTGTTGCAATAACGGCTATTAAGGCAAAGAGGGATTACCTAATAATAAGAAAAGAGAAAAAGGGATATGGGACTTCCAAGTTAATTGAAGGAGATTATAAAGAGGGGCAAGAGGTTGATATAATTGAAGATGTTGTGACAACAGGTGGCTCTGTCTTGCGTGCTATAAAAATTTTACGCAGTGCTGGACTCACGGTAAATAGGGTAATATGCGTTGTTGATAGAGAAGAAGGAGGTAAAGAGAATCTGGAAAAAGAAGGAGTAGAATTAATATCGTTAATTAAGGCAAGAGAGCTCCTTTAATCATCTTTTCTCTATATCTTCCCCACCTGCAAATGTCAATTGAAGAGCAGTATAAACATCCTCATACCCGTAGAGCATTCGTGCGGATGTTGGAATTAAAGTGCGAAAAGCATCTATATTTTCAAGGGCTTTGAATAATTCAATGCTCAGTTCCTTACGCATGCTTGGATTCTCTGTTATCAGAGCATCGTAAAGAGAATTCCAGTTCTTACTCCATTCAGCAATGTTGTAGAGGTCATTGTCTTCTACGATATCAACCTTGGAGAGTATGTTTATGAATGGGATGTAAAATCTAAAATAAACTGAAGAGGATAAAATTAAAAGAGATACGAATCCAGAGGGAGTCTTAGCCAATGATGGATCAAATAGAAATGCGAGCATGCTTCTATCTCCTCCAAGATAATCAACTATGAACTTGCTAGCGGCTCTGAATGCGAATAATTCAATTTGGCCTGCAGTATCGTATATTATGTAATCTGCCTCGTAATTATCCACTTCGCTCTTCAGCTCCTCTACAAAATTGGCAATCATATCAGCCGCCACAATTTGAGCACCATTGGGTCCTAAACCGTATTCGTTCATAATTGAATTTAAGTCAACTATATCTCGTATATCAACATCAGGAGTATAGGGCAAGATTTCTGCACCGGGATCAAGATTAACCACTACCGTATCATACTCGTTTTTTATCATCCACTCTCTAAAAGCAGCAGTGAATGTACTTTTTCCACTTCCCGCAGGACCAACCACGAACAAATTTGCAATCATACGGCAAGAAAAGACTCAAGGGTTATTTTATTTTTTTCCTCTTCCTCTGCAAAAAGAGAATCCACAGATTCTTTGAGAGCGAGAACTCTCTGCTTCACATACAGAGGCACATCATACTCTTCTGCAAGGTTCAGTGCTTTATCTAAATACTTTTTCACAGAGCCCTCCGAAACAGTGAGAATTACATTACCTCCACATTTTGGGCACACATTGTTCAAAGGTACTCTCCTGTATTTAGCTCCGCATTTTGTGCATCTAAATCCCTGTGTGCCGAATTTTTTCAAGTTACCCATTATATCGGGGATGAAATGATGCGCAATTATCCTTGCAGCCATGTCATGCTCATCAACAGCCCTTATCTTCCTTGCCAATTGCAACTGGCTATCAAGTTTTTCTTGCATACTACCAAGAACCTTATAGGCAGAGGTCAAAACACCCACATTTATGTCCCTTGTATCGTGGGTGAATTTAAAACCCTCATATTGCCTTGGAGTTTCAATTCTCTTCTTCACAAAATCCATAATATCTGCAACTTCATCTGGTTTTGCATACTTTAAAGTTGCTTCGTAGAACTCTAAAGGATACCTCTCCATAACATCCACATGCAAGGCCTCTTTGTCTATCTCTGTGGGAGTGATCCTAGTAGTCAGAACTAAGGGTGCATCCATCAACCCTCCGCGAGTTGAGGGAAGAAACTTGCGAGAGAAATCCAAAAGACCTTCAAGAAGGAGCATTATTGAGTCCTCATCTCCATCACAATTGCGGCGCTTTGCAGCATGGAAAAATGGATGCGCAAAGCCAACATTGGCATCTGAAAATCCAATAATTCTACCAAGTATACCTGCAGATGTGTGTGGTGCTAATCCAATTACAAGATGTCCTATCAGGTCTTCTCTCTTTTTCACATTGTAGAAGCGTTTCATCTTGTAAAATTTCTCAAGCAAGTCATCAACATAATTTGCAATTTTTATAAGGTAATCGGCAGCACTCTTTGGAATTATTATATCTTGAACCTTTAACTCGCAGAGTTGCTCCCCATCTTTAAGATCGTGGCCAAGATAATCTTTCGTGTATCCCAATTTTCTTGCTTTTTCAACACTTAGCCCTATTTCCTTAGGCCTAAAATGGGTTATTGCTATATCGCTCATATCGAATCTTGCAGTACCATCTTTGAAAACATAAACTCCGTTTTTAGCCCTAAGAATCCCCTTCTCTAACCTTTCAGGTATGTGCTCTTGAGACATCATCTTCTTTACTCCCTTGACATCCCAATCCACATTCTCACCAAGATATTCCTGTGCCCTCGCGAATAGATCAGATATATCCACTTTTTTTACAACTACCTTCTCCATGAATTGTGTGGGTGCTCCGCATTTTGGGCAGAAGGGCAGTATCGTTTTCTCTCCGCATTTTGGACATTTTCTTATGCCTATCTCAATTGGAATGATTTTTTTATTTATTGCTTCGGTTATAAGTCTTCTATTACCTCCTGCATCTCCTATTGGGAAAAGAGAGTGAATCGGAGGTTTCATCTTTCTAGGCGCTGCCTTCTCAGGCCTGCCCATTCTTGCACCGATTCTAACAGGTGCTCTCTCTCTTATCTTTACCCCTGCCAATTCTGAAACAACATCCATTATATTTCCTTCTTTAATCTCTTTTCTTCTTACAATTTTCCCATCTTTCAAATCTAAACCAACTCCTCTCAAAAGGGGATAAGCGTATCTGTCAAGAATGTAATACTCACGCTCAAGGTGCAATGCACCTAATTTTTTCAATATTTCTTTTATCTCCCAATTTTTCTCCACATACAATTTTTCATCTTTCCAAAAAGAGTGATTCTCTAAAAATTCAGATAATTTTCTCAATTCTTCTAAACTCAAATCATGCCAGAACAAATTGTAGTCTGGATGCAGTGGAACGGAATACTCTTCAGATATTTGAAAAGCTTCGAAACTATTCTTGATTTCCCCATGAAATCCAACCCTCTCCGCTTCCTGTTCCCACCATTCTACAGCATATGCTCCAGGAATTAAAGGATGATTATTCTCCAAGAACTCTCCGTAGGGAATAAGCATCTCACCAACATCCACAATTTCAACAACGGAATCGTAATACTCCCTAGCTTTTTCAAGCTCGTTGATTTGTATCAAATCTCCATTCTTTAAAAGAACTATAGGACCCTCTATGCTATCGCAAGAAGTCATACCTCCTGCCTTACCGGGCCTCTCAACTTTGAGCTGAGTGCCTATTGCTATGAATTTATTCAATATATACATCGTGGCAGGATTTACACTTAGCGTGGCTAAGCCTCCTGCACGGCATCTTCCATACCTAAGGCGAAAACCTCCAGGAGCCATTGGATACGAGAATATGGGCCTTCCTGCTATAACATCCTTCATAAATTTTTTGAGGGGCTTTAATTCAAACTTGTCCTCTTTCACTTCCGGAATCAATTTTTTTATCCAATCCCAGCCGTCTATTTTCAGCATATCAACATACGCTTTTATCTTCTTTGTTTTCTGCAATAAACCCTCTGCAAGAACTAGACACATACCGCCTCTAACCCTATTTGTATCTATTCTTGGGAGATTCCTATAACCGCTAACCTCAACCTTTTCGGTACCTTCACCATCAATGCAAACTGGACAATTATTCACAACGAGCTCAATCTCTTCATTTGTAGGCCTGTACTGTAAATGATGAATTCTATCGTATAATTGGATTTCTTCTTTGTACCTTTCAATCTCCGCTTCTGTAGGTTTATACCTTCCTATCTCAAGCTCTCTTCTTACAACATCCGCAATAAGTACGCTCAACGCCTGAGCAGTACCTCCCGCCCCCCTAATCGGACCAGCATAGTATATGGACACATAGTCCGTGCCATCATCATTTTTCTTTATCTTTACATTTGCAATACCTTCAAGCGGTGCGACTAATATACCTTCTGTTAGAATTGCAAGTCCAACTCTTATCGCCTTATCCAACGCTTCATCCTTTCTATCAAATTTCTTTGCTATCCTCTTTGCCATCAAGAGCGAGACCATACCCCTATCATGGCTCTTGCTGAGCTCTCTGATTTCATCCGCTATACCCTTAACTCCTGTTAATTCTTCGACCCTTGCAGCAAGGTCTTTAGCACGGGGAATTTCAACATCGGGTACGGGGTCAAATCTCATGCTCCGAGCTTCTCTGGCGATTTTGTAAATTTCTTCCGCATTCCTTTCAAGCTCCTCAAAATATCTGAGCATATCCTTGCTTGCTTCTACCATTCTTCATAGGTTAATTTTCTGTCCATTATAACACTTTCTGTTATCTCAATTTTTACCAATATTGATAAATTTTGAGTTCAAAAGATTTATAGCCAAAAATGAGATATACCACCATGCTTGAACTTACCTTGCCCGATTATGCTGAAGAAACGATAATAAGATTCATTAGGGATTTTGTAGGTGATAAAAATGCAGTTATTGGCTTGAGTGGGGGCCTGGACTCTTCCACGGTTGCTTTTCTATGTGTGAAAGCTCTTGGTAAGGATAAGGTGCTTGGAGTGCATATGCCAGATTCTATCACGCCAAAAGAGGATAAAGAGGATGCAAAGCTCGTGGCTGAGAAGCTTGGAATAGAATTCAGAACAATAGAAATTGGAGAAATTGTTGAGAAGATGAATGAGAAAATAAAATTAAAGAATGAGATGAGCACTGCAAATTTGAAAGCACGCATTAGAATGGCCATTCTTTATGGCATAGCCAATGACGAAAATAGATTGGTAACTGGCACGAGCAATAAAAGTGAAATTTTGATAGGATACTTCACAAAGTATGGTGACGGTGCTAGCGATTTTGCACCCATAGGTGATTTGTACAAGACACAAGTTAGAATGCTTGCAGAGAAGCTCGGAGTACCATCCCGTATAATCTCAAAAGCCCCAACTGCAGGATTACTTCCAGGGCAGAGTGATGAAAAGGAGATAGGAATAAAGTATGAGATTTTGGATAAAATCCTCTATGGTATGGAACTTGGATTCAACGAAAATAAGATTGCAGAAATTTTGGATATAGATATAAAAATGGTGAGAAGAGTATTTGAGATGCACGAGAGAAGCAGGCATAAAAGGGTAATGCTCTACATACCAAAAATAGGAATTAGGAGCGTTAATACAGATTGGAGAGAGTGATTAGAAGAGCAGCACCATTTGCGCATGGGGCACTCCATCGATTCTCATAACATTCTCCTCGTCGATATAACCTTCTCTTATCGCAAGCGAGATAACTCTATCTCCCACCAAATTCGCAATTGTGGCGATTTTCATACTGTTTATAAATGTCTGCTCACTTACAAATGCCTCATAGTAAAAATTCTTCTTTACTTCAATCACAAGCTCCCCTTCTTCAAATTTCTTGCCCAAGAGCTCTCTATCGCATGCGGCGAGCATCACCTCGCCTCTTATCTTGTATATTCGCATTGCTATTCCGTGCTCAAACTTGGACATATTTGTACACTCCTCTCTTTGTTTCTGCTATTATTCCCTGCCTGTGCATCCTCTCCAATATCTGCTCTGCTTTCACCTCATCTATACCCTCTTTCTTGGCCTCTTCTATTATGTCCTCCTTTCTTGCAAACCCATTGTTGCTACTAGCTAGGCTCTTTATTATAAGCTCCATCCTCTCCATAGCGCTTCTCTGCCTTGAGCTTATCCCTGTGTATAAAACATCTGAATCAATTATTCCGCTCTCGTCCATAGATGTTTCTTTTAAGAAATAATCCACTATTCTAATTGCCCTCTCAGCATCTTCCTTAGTTACTATATCACTCAATCTTGCCCTTGCAGATGCCTCTGCCAGCCTAACCATAGCTTCAAGCTGCCTGGGAGTTATAGGCACTGCCTTTGTCTCCTCGTACATTTTTCTCGTATCCACATATTTTTTCAAAATTAGATCCTTAGCTTCATCGCTCATCTTTGGAATTATATTTCTCTTTGCATAAGCCACATACTTCCTTATGAACTCAGGAGTCATCCCCGTTTCAAACTGCTTTACAACGATGTTATCCTCTTCTTCAAGCTGAAGCATCTCACCTGCCAAATGCGCCTCCAAAACATGATTGGCTAGGGCCTTATCTCTCTCGGGATTGGGCCTATCAAGAATCTTGAATATTACATCAAATCTAGATAGGAGAGGAGTGGGTAAGTCAATCTGGTCTACGAGGGGTCTACTTACATCAAACCTCCCATACTTTGGATTTGCAGCACCTAAAATTGAGCATCTTGCCATCAAGGTTGCATATATACCCGCCTTAGTTACAGCGATTATCTGCTGCTCCATGGCTTGATAGATACTATCCCTATCAGTTGCGTTCATCTTATCTATCTCGTCAATGGCTGCAAGGCCTAAATCCGCAAGAACTAATGCTCCAGCCTCTAAGGTCCAGCGTCCAGTTTCATCTCGCACTGCTGTTGCAGTTAAGCCAGCAGCTGAGGAGCCCTTGCCAGAGGTGTATATGCCTCTGGGAGCAAGTTGTGCCATATATTGCAGTAATTGGGACTTGGCAGTACCAGGATCTCCAACAAGCAAGATATGTATATCTCCCCTTATTCTCGTTCCATCCTTCATTTTCTTGGTTACCCCTCCAAACATTTGAAGCAGGAGCGCTTCTTTCTCTATCTCCATTCCATATATTGTAGGGGCTATTGCCCTTCGCATTCTGTCAATTATGTCTCCCTTTCTAGCCTCCTCCTTTATCAATCTCTCATCCTCTTCCGTTATTTCAATACTTTCAAGCTCTTTGCTCTCCTTGTCTATGCTCACAACATCGATGAAAATATCAAACTCGGTAGAGCGAACATTTCCAAACATCCTGCGCTCCTTGACTTTCAAAATTCCATTTAAAACCACTCTATCTCCAGGCACTATCTCTCCTGCAATATCATCCTCCAAGTAAGCCATGAGACGCTGGGGCTGCTCCCTACCCCTCAAATTCTCAGGATTGTCCTGAATCTCGGCCTTCTGCGTGTCTACAAACTCTGATTTCTCAGGTATGAATGTGAATTTTATGGGAGCTGATTTTTTATCATTTGAGAATCTAGATTTTCCGCAAACTGCGCATTTCACAGGTTCAATTAACCTAATTCCCGTTTGCTCAATCTTAGTAATTCCTCCACAGTCACTACATCTAAAAGCTCCGAATTTTAGTTTAGGACGCACCTCGCTCGCCCTTCTTATTATGCCTTCAATGCTTAGAAATTGCCCTACATGCACACTCCTGAGCTCTCGTATCTCCTTTCTCCTGTCCCTAGGCAATTGGTGGATGCGTAGATGAATATGCTTCTCGTTATCGTGAATATAACTCCTTATCTCCTCCTCTCCAATCTTTATGTAAATTTCAGGGTTCTTCAAAAAATCCTCTGCAAAAAGAGGTTTGTAATTTTCAATATCCTCAAATCTTATGTAAATGCTCCTTGTATCAGGATACTCGTCCGCAATCTCATTCAACTTGTTTCCATAATCTGTGCGTGAAAAAAACTCGTGCCACATATCTCTTATTTCATTTTCATTAAATTCCATCTACCAGCACATAGGATACGGAGATTTAAAATTTTTTATAATCGCTTTGCCCTTGCCTCTATCTCATCCATAACGAAATTCTCGGCGAGTTCTAAGCTCGTTCTATCTATCCATATCTCATTTTCTCTCTCTGCAAGAAATCTTACCAAGGATGAAGAAGCAGCTATCTGCAATGCCCTATCAATTATCCTCAAACTCACAGGCGCATTGTGCTCGTTTATTGCCTCTGCTATATCATCTCCAATTCTAATAAAATCATCTTCATCTACAATTACCCTTGCATTTTGCTTATTAAGAAGATGATATGTATAGGTCATATGCTTCCTAAGAGGCTCTGCTAAGTAATAATCCACCTTGCCTGCAGCGATGCGCTTCATATTCTCCCAAATCAACTTTCTTCTCTCGTGAGTATTGAGAAATAATTTGCAAAGCATCCTATCCTCCACGGCGTTGAAATTTGGGTCGTTTATTGTGCTTTTCCATCTTCCTTTATTTACTTGGGTGTTGTAGTTCACTATGAAGAAACTTGTGACCTTATAGGGCCCAATTGTGGCGGTTCGAGTTTCATCCCTGACCTCTCTTCGCTCCATAACTAACTTAAGTTTCTCTACCATTCCTCGATAGGCAAAGAAATCTTTGAACTCCGGTATGACCCAATCCACGGGATAATCTTGATACGCTTCCAGTATAGCTATGAACATCTTAGGAGTCATACCCTGTGCATAGCGAAGACGACCTATCATACCATGGGGCGGCACTCCCTTCTCCTCCTTGCCCCGAAGCAAATCGTCCGTGGCGAATGTTTTGCCCGTGCCGGGCTCACCAAAGTATGCAAGGGAGAAGCCCGTTTGATTTATCCTGCGCTCAGGATTTGCAGATGAGTAGATAGGTACATTGGCTATGGAGTACTGCTGTATTATGGGTAACAAAGCATCCATATACAGCTTATCGCCCATTATGCTCTTCACATACTCCACGATATCCCCTATAGAGTGAATTTGCGAGATCCATTCTTCCACATCATCCTCTCTCACATTCTTAACAAAAAACTCATACTCAGTCTTCAATCTAAGCACTACATCTTGATACTCCCGCATCGCCTCCTCAGTGCTTAATTTCATGTTCTCTCCGCCATATCTACTTAACCATTTCCTAATCTCATCCGAAGCAAGGAGAGAGTATAATTTTGCACCACCTTCTTCTCCCACTTCTATCATAAGCCCCGTGTTTCTCAGCCTGCCTATTATATTATACGCCCCCGTCTTCGCTATGAGCCATTCTTTCGCTGCTTTCTGCGTCCACGCTCTTTGCATTTTCTGTAAATAAAGGAGGGCTTCCATCTCTTTCAAATCCATACTGCTCTGAACGACATACCTCATCCAGTTGTTAAACTGCTCCTTCGGCACCTCTGGCTCTTTGGAAATCCTAACCAATCTCTTTTTCTTCATCTCATGGCATAACTCCCTGCGGGGATATTAAGGTATTGGCGAAGAATGAACTATTTAATACACGAAATCTCTCACCGCCCAATGAGAAAAATAAAACATTTTAATTACAAATTCGGCGAAGATACCATATTTACAGATTTCTGCAGAGCCGAGAATGGCTGGATGCTCACAGGAGATGTAAAAATAGATGGAAAATACAAGATTCTCCTATTGAAAACCAATGAAAATAGGGAGAAATCGTGGAGTAAAATCTATGGAAATGAATATGAGTACGAAGCTCAGACAATAATTAAAGGAAGAAATGGATATTTAATTGGTGGTAATGCTTATGGTAAAGCAACAGAGAGCGGTGGGAAGGGATGGAAAGCGTACATACTCTCTGTGGATGAAGATGGTGAAAAATTAAGGGAAAGTAGTTACACTATTAGTGGCAATGATACGATTTACTCGATGATTAGCAAAGAAAATGAGTTCTGGAGTATGGGCGAAAGTAGAGACGAAGAAAACTACATTTTCACAATGAAGTTGGACAAAGAGCTTAAATTATTAGATATTAAAAAGTCCGAAAAGTATGAGGATGTACTTGCAGGAGGAATATTCTCCAGATTTCTATGCTACTCTTACAAGCACTTAAATAGATGGTATGGCAGAATAATTCGGATAAATGGAGAATTGGAAGAAATATGGAAGAGGGAGATTCCAAATCTCCTGATTTATTCAGCCATGGAAATCGATGATTCGTTATTGGTTGTTGGAACAAAAGATAATATAGGAATTGCAATGAAAATAGATGAAAACGGGGAGAGAGAAATTAGATTCAAAAATAGCACAATATTGAGCGCTGAGATTCAAGGAGATCTAATAATCCTTGCAGGTGAGTATGGAGAAAAGCCTGTAATTTATATGTCAAATAAAAACTTGAAAATGATTGATAAATTTGTTGATCATTTTACCGGATGGTACGAAAAAGCTTTTTCCATATCTTCCGAGAAGATTATGGCTTTAGGATATTCTTCCGTTAAGAGAGAGGCCGTTATTAGCATATTGACAATAACTTAATTCTCAGTGTGTTCATTAATTTCTCTATAACTTCAAGAGCCCAAATTTTTATATTCCCTCTTCATTTCACCCTATTATGTACGATTTCAAGGAGCGAGAGGCTCACTGGCAAGATTTCTGGGAGAAGGAGAAAATTTACAGATTTGACCCTGAGAGCGATAAACCGATTTTTAGTATAGATGTCCCGCCCCGATATGCAAGTGGAAAACTGCATATAGGCCACGCCACACATTATACTCACATAGATTTCATAGCTAGGTACAAGAGAATGCGTGGTTACAATGTATTCTATCCACTCTGTTTTGATGTAAACGGTATGCCTATAGAGGTGAATGTGGAGAAAAAATACGGGATAAAAATGCGTGAAACACCAAGGCAAGAGTTCATAAAGCTCTGCGAGGATTTTGCAAATGCAAATATTGGTGAGATGATTCGCCAGTTCAAAATTCTTGGAGAGGCGATGGATCCCACAATATACTATCAAACGGATGCCCCTTACTACAGGAGAATTACTCAATTATCCTTTATAAAGATGTTTGAGAAAGGTCTTGTGTATAAGGCAAAGCATCCTGTAAACTGGTGTCCAAGATGCGGAACTGCCATAGCGGATGCAGAAATAGAGTATCAGAAAAGAAAAACAAAATTGAATTACGTTCCGTTCAAGGTGGAGGAGGGAGGAGAGATAGTAATAGCCACTACAAGACCTGAGCTTTTGTGCACATGCCAGCTCATTGCTGTGCATCCTGATGATGAAAGATACAAGGATTTTGTGGGAAAACACGCCATAGTGCCGATATACGGGCAGAAAGTTGAAATTGTGGCGGATGAGAAAGTTGATAAAGATTTTGGCACAGGAGCTGTTATGATATGCTCCGTTGGTGATAAGGACGATTTAGAGTGGATTTACAAGTATCATCTTAAATTTCTAGAGGGCATAAACGACAAGGGTGAAATGACAGAATTAGCAGGAAAATATGCAGGAATGCCTGTAGAGGATGCAAGAAAGGCAATAATTGAAGATTTGAAAAATATGGATCTGCTCATAAAGCAAGATGAAATCGAGCAGAATGTAGGTGTGTGCTGGCGCTGTCATACTCCCATAGAGTTAATCAATAAAGAGCAATGGTTTATCAAAATAAAAGATTTAAAAGACGAAGTTAAGAAAACAGCGGAAGAGATAAACTGGCATCCAGAGTGGATGAAGAAGAGACTCTACGACTGGGTGGAGTCTCTAGAATGGGACTGGGTCGTCTCGCGCCAGAGATATTTCGCTACGCCAATTCCTATCTGGGAGTGTGAGAACGGCCATACATTCGTGCCGAAATTCGAGGAGCTGCAGAAGATGGACAGGCATGTGGATCCCACAATAGACCCTCCACCCTACGAAAAATGCCCTATTTGTGGTGCCCCCCTGCATGGAACAGAGGATGTTTTTGATACTTGGGTTGATTCTTCCATCTCTCCTCTTTACAACACCTTCTGGGCAAGAGATGATGAAAAATTTGAGAAACTATATCCAATGAGCCTAAGACCTCAAAGCCACGACATAATAAGAACATGGGCATTCTATACAATTCTCCGCTGCAAGAGTGTCACTGGAGAGAAACCATGGAAAGATATAGCAATTGATGGATTTA
Proteins encoded:
- a CDS encoding valine--tRNA ligase, giving the protein MYDFKEREAHWQDFWEKEKIYRFDPESDKPIFSIDVPPRYASGKLHIGHATHYTHIDFIARYKRMRGYNVFYPLCFDVNGMPIEVNVEKKYGIKMRETPRQEFIKLCEDFANANIGEMIRQFKILGEAMDPTIYYQTDAPYYRRITQLSFIKMFEKGLVYKAKHPVNWCPRCGTAIADAEIEYQKRKTKLNYVPFKVEEGGEIVIATTRPELLCTCQLIAVHPDDERYKDFVGKHAIVPIYGQKVEIVADEKVDKDFGTGAVMICSVGDKDDLEWIYKYHLKFLEGINDKGEMTELAGKYAGMPVEDARKAIIEDLKNMDLLIKQDEIEQNVGVCWRCHTPIELINKEQWFIKIKDLKDEVKKTAEEINWHPEWMKKRLYDWVESLEWDWVVSRQRYFATPIPIWECENGHTFVPKFEELQKMDRHVDPTIDPPPYEKCPICGAPLHGTEDVFDTWVDSSISPLYNTFWARDDEKFEKLYPMSLRPQSHDIIRTWAFYTILRCKSVTGEKPWKDIAIDGFILAPDGRPMHTSWGNVVDPLEIIDEYGADALRFFAAKCTPGEDTPFRYKDTIRGRKVIIKLYNLGKFVGSAIKDGIKEIPMEKLNFMDKWIISKYSEVVDEATKYMDEYRYDKAVKLVENFMWNVFADHYVEMVKHRLNEESTKYTLYNVFLGIVKMFAPIMPHITEEIYQEHYRKFEGEKSVHITSWPEPIFIDEMAIKEGEKVKNIIAEIRRWKNENKKEIKEIIIEGIEHGIEDIEGTFKCKISTEIEGEIEDVVSSLQPNFAVIGPRFRDKAKEIIEFIKSSDPQKLWNDIQRGKAEINSVKITEDMVKVQRKKVYRGKEVAVLNVDDVVALIL